One Myxococcus xanthus genomic region harbors:
- a CDS encoding 30S ribosomal protein S1, whose amino-acid sequence MQQNVNQQVGMDGGDEDFAAMFEASLKERGGDGILKEGEIVKGTVVQVTKDFAIVDIGYKSEGQVPISEFTNPRGEVSVQAGDPVEVLLESRENDTGMVVLSKEKADKMRIWDEISAACERDEIVKGTIVGRVKGGLSVDIGVKAFLPGSQVDIRPVRNLDQYISKEFEFKVIKFNKKRGNIVLSRRVLLEKQREEMKKETLKNLKEGAVLKGVVKNLTDYGAFIDLGGIDGLLHITDMSWGRIGHPSEMFNVGDEVRVVVLKFDPTQERVSLGLKQIQEDPWHRADEKYPVGTRVRGKVVSITDYGAFIEIEQGVEGLVHVSEMSWTKRLKHPSKILEVGQEVEAVVLDIDPKAKRIALGMKQIEQNPWTLLEDKYPIGSVIKGQIRNVTDFGVFVGVEEGVDGLVHVSDISWTVRIKHPGEMFKKGDEVEAVVLNIDVENERFSLGIKQLQPDPWETLSERLPVGSRVKGKVTKVTDFGAFVEIEPGIEGLVHVSELKEERVENPRDVVQEAQDVEVKIIDINTPDRKVALSMKALIGEGEDYREYLRKQAEGSKARLGDVMASKLKK is encoded by the coding sequence ATGCAGCAGAACGTGAACCAGCAGGTCGGGATGGACGGCGGCGACGAAGACTTTGCCGCAATGTTCGAGGCCTCGCTCAAGGAGCGCGGTGGTGACGGCATCCTGAAGGAAGGGGAGATCGTCAAGGGCACCGTGGTCCAGGTGACGAAGGACTTCGCGATTGTCGACATCGGCTACAAGTCCGAGGGACAGGTCCCGATCTCCGAGTTCACCAACCCTCGCGGAGAGGTCTCGGTTCAGGCCGGTGACCCCGTCGAGGTCCTCCTGGAGAGTCGCGAGAACGACACCGGCATGGTCGTCCTCTCCAAGGAGAAGGCCGACAAGATGCGCATCTGGGACGAGATCAGCGCCGCCTGCGAGCGCGATGAGATCGTCAAGGGCACCATCGTCGGTCGCGTGAAGGGCGGCCTGTCCGTCGACATCGGCGTGAAGGCGTTCCTGCCCGGCTCGCAGGTTGACATCCGCCCCGTGCGGAACCTTGACCAGTACATCTCGAAGGAATTCGAGTTCAAGGTCATCAAGTTCAACAAGAAGCGCGGCAACATCGTCCTCTCCCGCCGCGTGCTCCTCGAGAAGCAGCGCGAGGAGATGAAGAAGGAGACCCTCAAGAACCTCAAGGAGGGTGCCGTCCTCAAGGGCGTGGTCAAGAACCTCACCGACTACGGTGCGTTCATCGACCTGGGCGGTATCGACGGTCTGCTCCACATCACGGACATGTCGTGGGGCCGCATCGGTCACCCGAGCGAGATGTTCAACGTGGGTGACGAGGTTCGCGTCGTCGTCCTCAAGTTCGACCCGACGCAGGAGCGCGTCAGCCTGGGCCTGAAGCAGATCCAGGAGGACCCGTGGCACCGCGCCGACGAGAAGTACCCGGTCGGCACGCGCGTCCGCGGCAAGGTCGTGTCCATCACGGACTACGGCGCGTTCATCGAGATCGAGCAGGGCGTCGAGGGTCTGGTGCACGTGTCCGAGATGTCCTGGACCAAGCGCCTCAAGCACCCGTCCAAGATCCTGGAGGTCGGCCAGGAGGTGGAGGCCGTCGTCCTGGACATCGATCCGAAGGCCAAGCGCATCGCGCTGGGCATGAAGCAGATCGAGCAGAACCCCTGGACGCTGCTCGAGGACAAGTACCCGATCGGCTCCGTCATCAAGGGTCAGATCCGCAACGTCACCGACTTCGGCGTGTTCGTCGGCGTCGAGGAGGGCGTGGACGGCCTGGTGCACGTCTCCGACATCTCCTGGACGGTGCGCATCAAGCACCCGGGCGAGATGTTCAAGAAGGGCGACGAGGTCGAGGCGGTGGTGCTCAACATCGACGTCGAGAACGAGCGCTTCAGCCTGGGCATCAAGCAGCTCCAGCCGGACCCCTGGGAGACGCTGTCCGAGCGCCTGCCCGTGGGCAGCCGCGTGAAGGGCAAGGTCACCAAGGTCACCGACTTCGGCGCGTTCGTGGAGATCGAGCCGGGCATCGAGGGCCTCGTCCACGTCTCCGAGCTGAAGGAGGAGCGTGTCGAGAACCCGCGTGACGTGGTGCAGGAGGCGCAGGATGTCGAGGTGAAGATCATCGACATCAACACCCCGGACCGGAAGGTCGCGCTGTCGATGAAGGCGCTGATCGGCGAGGGCGAGGACTACCGCGAGTACCTCCGCAAGCAGGCGGAAGGCTCGAAGGCGCGCCTCGGCGACGTGATGGCGAGCAAGCTGAAGAAGTAG